From the Priestia filamentosa genome, the window AGATCTTAACGAAGTCTTCCGGAGTGACATCGCAAGTTTCTGCAGAAGGCTCCTTATCATTTAAGAGAGAAGTTAAAATTAATATTTTTCCGTTTATAACGTATAAGTCTTCGTTCATTTCGCACACCTCCTTGACTTAATATCCGTAAGAGGCACCTGCTATATACGTTAATTTTCAAAAGCTAAAATTGATATTCGGATTTATTTCGCAAGGCAAAAGTGCAATATTAAAGAAATAACATTTATTCATCTAAATAACTAAAAAACACAACTCTTTATATAAGAATTGCGCCCTTTAAAGATCTCCTTAGTATCTCGTCTTTATTCCGTTTTATCATATCTTCCTATATAGTAAACATCGTGGAATCCTTTGAAAACAATGCCAATAATAATATACATTTTGGTTATCATATAATTAAGGATCGATTGGAAAACTATTGAAACGATGTGAAAAATTATATAGGATGGTGGGTAAAAATGGATTTTATCTTTTCAAACTTTAGAAAAGGTGTTGAACAGAGTTTGAGAAACAATGGAATAGATAAAAAGAGGCATTTTAAAATTAGCGCTATAGTTGTTTGTTTACTTATTAGTATGATGTCCATTTTACCTAATGATACCCATGCAGATGAGGTAACAAATTTAGGAAAATCATCAACAGATAAGGGTATCAGTTTTACTATCGATGATTTTTTTTATAATGGGAATAAACTTGTTATTGATTACACAGTAGAATCTAAAACAGCCCAAAAGATAGATGAAACTCATCCTAATCTTTTGGAGAAACTGGATGTTTCCATTAACGGTAAACCTATTGACAGCATCAGTTACCAAGGTCATCAAAAAGTAGCCAAAAACAAATATAGGGGTGTAATAGAAATTAATCCACCAGAAGGTACACCTGACCATTTTGCTTTGAAATTTAATACTGATAGTATTTTTGATCAAGAAGGGCAATGGACAATTGATTTTCCTGTAAATAAATCTACGGAAATTTTCTTTTACCACTTTTTAATTTAAAACAAATAATATTTAATGTAATAACATAAGTTACCGATATATTCATTTAAGAAGTAAGAGGGATTTACCCCTTGCTTCTTTTTTGTGTGGGGTGCGTGATATTATGCAAAACTGAATGAAAATAAGACTCCTATAGCCCTCCTGTTTCTTATAGGTAGCTTTTTAGAAATCAATAAGATCACCATTTTGTTATTTTTCTTATGTTTTTTTATCCCTCATCATATGAACTTGTACATAGTACCTCCATGCAAAAGAGGATACCTAACTACCTGATTTATTCGTACTACCTTGATATAAGAGACCATATGAAATAGAGAGTAAGCCTGTAAGAGCAACCAATCCTGTAATAAATTGTGATTTTGTAACCACATAGAAAAAGATAGAAAAAACAAGTAGTATCCATCCTAGTATTTGGATAAAAAATGTATTCATTATTTTCATGTATCTTCACTTTCCCTTCCATTCTAAGGATATTATTGATATTCGTAGGAGACTGTAGTAACTTCAGCAAATTAGAGCTTTAAAGTGAAATTTGATGAGGGGTGTTCTTAAAACTTGGTATATTATCATTTCTATATACCCACTATCTAAACGATTAAAACACTGATTACTTCTATGCTCGGCAGTGTGACGCCTTTTCTTGTTGTTTAAAGAAAGGATTGATGTGTTTCCTATCAGACGGAGCCTCTTTTTCTTCCATAACAATAAGAAGATACTTTTTCAATACCGATAACAAGGATTATGGTAACTAATTATGAAGGGGATATACATTAGGGGAACGGAAAAACTCCCTTTAATGGTGGGGAGTTTTTCTGCTTTTAGAAACAGGGGTGAAATCAATCGTGTCACTGCATCTTGGTAGTTTGTGTGAATCTTCAAATGTTCTTCATATAAACTTTAATATCCAACTTTTAAGAATTATAATAACCATGTAATGGAAATTAAGTTTGTGTACCCTATACGATATAAGAAGCAAAGAAGGATATGGAACTTTGACTTAATTGGGAAATCTCTTGGCGAATGATTCCTAACTCTTGTCCTAATTCAACGTCTGTACTGTTCTTTCCGACTAATTGAGTATCTTTTTGCTTTTGTTTTTGATTGTTATTAGTCATAATAAAAACCTCCTTAATGTAAATAAAACGTACTTTTTTAATTTGTCTATTGCTTATATAAAGATGAATGGTAATATTTACCGATAATTACCATATTTTATTTTGCACATATAAGGTATTAAGATGCATTACAGGACCAAGTACGATATTTAGTCTCTATTTCTCCTTAGAGTAGGTTGTACAGGTTCGCTCATGTTCAACCCATTCTCTATTTAAACTGGAAAACGTTCAACTTCGCGAAAATAAAACGTACCCTATTTAATAACCTCATTTAGCTTACAGCTATATTGGAGGATTTTTACCATAATTTTATATTTATAACATTAAAGGGGATTAAGAGGGAGCACCGTTTATGATAAATATCCTTAGAGAGCTTTTCTACTTCTTATAAGCTACATCCTGTAGACAAATTTTATATATGATATACAAGATAAGTTTCAATAAATTTCTACACTTTATTCACTTTTATAGTATTAATGTCGTTATATCGGCATTAGAGAGATTGCCTTCAAGGATTTTAAGGAATTTGCATTAGAACCAATCACAATCAGGGCTTGAAAAATATTAATAAATACAAGTAAAATTTAGAATATTGTGATATATTATAAAGAAGTAAAATTTGTAAATTAATAACTAAGCACTACCTAAAGGTTTAGATTTACAAAATAGGTGATTTTAGTTTTCCGGATGAAGAATATTTTATAGAGAAAGGGTTAATTAAGTATGAACCGAATGACGACAGAAGATGTGGCAAGAATAGCAGGTGTTTCTCAATCAACAGTCTCTAGAGTTTTAAATAATTATCCATATATAAGGAAAAATACACGTGACAAGGTTCTTGCTGTAATTGAAGAATTAGGGTTTACAAGAGATGAAATTGCCAGAAGCCTCGTTGAAAAAAGAACCGCATCGATAGGTTTAATATTGGGGAGTATTTCAAATCCCTTCTTTGCTGAAACAGCAGAAGTTATTATACAAAGAGCTCAAGAATTAAAATATGATGTAATTGTATATAACACAGGCCATAAAGATGAAAATCTAGAACAGGCCATCAATTTGTTAATAGGTAAACGTGTTGAGGGAATAATCATTACAAGTGTTAGCAAAAATTACACTAAAAAAATTCAAAAACTACATGAAAATGGATTTCCGATATTATTGTATAATAGCTTTCTAGATATCAAAAATGTTAATTTTATTGTTATGGATAATAG encodes:
- a CDS encoding DUF4179 domain-containing protein — translated: MDFIFSNFRKGVEQSLRNNGIDKKRHFKISAIVVCLLISMMSILPNDTHADEVTNLGKSSTDKGISFTIDDFFYNGNKLVIDYTVESKTAQKIDETHPNLLEKLDVSINGKPIDSISYQGHQKVAKNKYRGVIEINPPEGTPDHFALKFNTDSIFDQEGQWTIDFPVNKSTEIFFYHFLI